A genome region from Osmerus mordax isolate fOsmMor3 chromosome 27, fOsmMor3.pri, whole genome shotgun sequence includes the following:
- the LOC136936727 gene encoding alpha/beta hydrolase domain-containing protein 17A-like isoform X2, translated as MNCLSFSELCCLFCCPPCPGRIAAKLAFLPPEPTYSLLPDPEAPPSARPRGAGGPGEGRWKLQLSERAEFQYSQRELDTTDVFLMRSSRGNQVCCMYIRCAPNARYTVLFSHGNAVDLGQMSSFYLGLGSRINCNIFSYDYSGYGASSGKPSEKNLYADIDTAWHALRTRYGISPESVILYGQSIGTVPTVDLASRYECAAVILHSALTSGMRVAFPETSKTYCFDAFPNIEKVSRIPSPVLIIHGTEDEVIDFSHGLALYERCPSAVEPLWVEGAGHNDIELYSQYLERLRRFIGQELGQHT; from the exons ATGAACTGCCTGTCCTTTAGCGAGCTATGCTGCCTCTTCTGCTGCCCGCCCTGTCCCGGCCGCATTGCCGCCAAGCTTGCCTTCCTGCCCCCAGAGCCCACCTACTCCCTGCTCCCAGACCCGGAGGCCCCCCCCAGCGCCAGGccccggggggctgggggtccgGGGGAGGGCCGCTGGAAGCTGCAGCtttcagagagagcagagttcCAGTACTCCCAGAGAGAGCTGGACACCACAGACGTGTTCCTCATGCGCTCCTCCAGAGGGAACCAGGTCTGCTGCATGTACATCCGCTGTGCCCCCAACGCCAGGTAC ACAGTCCTGTTCTCTCACGGGAACGCTGTGGACCTGGGTCAGATGAGCAGCTTCTACCTGGGCCTGGGCTCCAGGATCAACTGCAACATTTTCTCCTATGACTACTCCGGCTACGGCGCCAGCAGCGGGAAGCCGTCCGAGAAGAACCTGTACGCTGACATAGACACTGCCTGGCACGCCCTGCGCACACG GTATGGCATCAGTCCAGAGAGCGTCATCCTGTACGGTCAGAGCATCGGCACGGTGCCCACGGTAGACCTGGCGTCCCGCTACGAGTGTGCTGCCGTCATCCTGCACTCGGCCCTCACCTCCGGCATGAGGGTGGCCTTCCCCGAAACCAGCAAGACCTACTGCTTTGACGCCTTCCCCAA TATAGAGAAGGTCTCCAGGatcccctcccccgtcctcatCATCCACGGGACGGAGGACGAGGTCATCGACTTTTCCCACGGCCTGGCGCTGTATGAGCGCTGCCCCTCTGCCGTGGAGCcgctctgggtggagggggcggggcacaACGACATTGAGCTCTACAGCCAGTACCTGGAGCGCCTGAGACGCTTCATAGGACAAGAGCTGGGCCAACACACCTag
- the LOC136936727 gene encoding alpha/beta hydrolase domain-containing protein 17A-like isoform X1 → MNCLSFSELCCLFCCPPCPGRIAAKLAFLPPEPTYSLLPDPEAPPSARPRGAGGPGEGRWKLQLSERAEFQYSQRELDTTDVFLMRSSRGNQVCCMYIRCAPNARYTVLFSHGNAVDLGQMSSFYLGLGSRINCNIFSYDYSGYGASSGKPSEKNLYADIDTAWHALRTRYGISPESVILYGQSIGTVPTVDLASRYECAAVILHSALTSGMRVAFPETSKTYCFDAFPNIEKVSRIPSPVLIIHGTEDEVIDFSHGLALYERCPSAVEPLWVEGAGHNDIELYSQYLERLRRFIGQELGQHT, encoded by the exons ATGAACTGCCTGTCCTTTAGCGAGCTATGCTGCCTCTTCTGCTGCCCGCCCTGTCCCGGCCGCATTGCCGCCAAGCTTGCCTTCCTGCCCCCAGAGCCCACCTACTCCCTGCTCCCAGACCCGGAGGCCCCCCCCAGCGCCAGGccccggggggctgggggtccgGGGGAGGGCCGCTGGAAGCTGCAGCtttcagagagagcagagttcCAGTACTCCCAGAGAGAGCTGGACACCACAGACGTGTTCCTCATGCGCTCCTCCAGAGGGAACCAGGTCTGCTGCATGTACATCCGCTGTGCCCCCAACGCCAG GTACACAGTCCTGTTCTCTCACGGGAACGCTGTGGACCTGGGTCAGATGAGCAGCTTCTACCTGGGCCTGGGCTCCAGGATCAACTGCAACATTTTCTCCTATGACTACTCCGGCTACGGCGCCAGCAGCGGGAAGCCGTCCGAGAAGAACCTGTACGCTGACATAGACACTGCCTGGCACGCCCTGCGCACACG GTATGGCATCAGTCCAGAGAGCGTCATCCTGTACGGTCAGAGCATCGGCACGGTGCCCACGGTAGACCTGGCGTCCCGCTACGAGTGTGCTGCCGTCATCCTGCACTCGGCCCTCACCTCCGGCATGAGGGTGGCCTTCCCCGAAACCAGCAAGACCTACTGCTTTGACGCCTTCCCCAA TATAGAGAAGGTCTCCAGGatcccctcccccgtcctcatCATCCACGGGACGGAGGACGAGGTCATCGACTTTTCCCACGGCCTGGCGCTGTATGAGCGCTGCCCCTCTGCCGTGGAGCcgctctgggtggagggggcggggcacaACGACATTGAGCTCTACAGCCAGTACCTGGAGCGCCTGAGACGCTTCATAGGACAAGAGCTGGGCCAACACACCTag
- the LOC136936774 gene encoding ras-specific guanine nucleotide-releasing factor RalGPS2-like, producing the protein MYLSDLTYIDSAYPSTGSILENEQRSNLMNNILRIISDLQRSCSYDVAVLPHVQKYLNSVRYIEELQKFVEDDNYKLSLKIEPASSTPRPREDLAGQEGSASPLCGRKGVIVSEATKAPATPPSPRNLLPYGHRKCHSLGYNFIQKMNSVEFKSATFPNAGSRHLLDDSVMESHASARGQAETSTLSSGISLGSSEGSELSEEMSWPVFERTRLYHSLGPVTRAARIPYRGALRSCSSADSEELAVHLYPGAVTLQGVLRRKTLLREGRKPTVSSWTKYWMALCGSQLYYYNAKSLKASERKHFKSSCSKSVCVVGLMAMMADDPEHPDVFLLTDSEHGNSYKYQAGNKANAQLWFKHLSAACQSNTQQVPANLMSFE; encoded by the exons atGTACCTGTCGGACCTCACCTACATAGACTCGGCCTACCCCTCCACCGGCAGCATCCTGGAGAACGAGCAGAGGTCCAACCTGATGAACAACATCCTGCGCATCATCTCTGACCTGCAGAGGTCCTGCAGCTACG aTGTGGCTGTGCTGCCTCATGTCCAGAAGTACCTGAACTCAGTCCGCTACATCGAGGAGCTGCAGAAGTTTGTCGAGGACGACAACTACAA gtTGTCGTTGAAGATTGAGCCAGCCAGTAGCACACCACGCCCCAGAGAAGACCTTGCAG GCCAGGAGGGGtcggcctctcctctctgtggcaGGAAGGGCGTCATCGTATCCGAGGCAACCAAggcccccgccacccccccctcccccaggaacCTGCTGCCCTACGGCCACAGGAAGTGCCACAGCCTGGGATACAA ctTCATCCAGAAGATGAACAGCGTGGAGTTCAAGAGCGCCACCTTCCCCAACGCCGGCTCTCGACACCTATTGGACGACAGCGTCATGGAGAGCCACGCCTCTGCCAGAGGACAGGCCGAGACCTCCACTCTGAGCAGCGGCATCTCACTGG ggagcagTGAAGGATCAGAGCTCAGTGAAGAGATGTCCTGGCCAGTCTTTGAGAG GACTCGCCTCTATCACTCCCTGGGCCCTGTGACTCGCGCCGCCCGCATCCCCTACAGAGGAGCCCTGCGGTCCTGCAG CTCTGCAGATTCGGAGGAGCTGGCGGTGCACCTGTACCCTGGAGCGGTGACCCTGCAGGGGGTCCTGAGACGCAAGACCCtgctgagggagggcaggaagcccacg gtgtcctCCTGGACCAAGTACTGGATGGCTCTGTGTGGATCTCAGCTCTACTACTACAACGCCAAGTCTCTCAAGGCCAGTGAGAGGAAGCAT ttcaaGTCCTCCtgcagtaagagtgtgtgtgttgtaggtctGATGGCCATGATGGCCGACGACCCTGAGCACCCTGACGTCTTCCTGCTCACGGACTCCGAGCACG GTAACAGCTACAAGTACCAGGCAGGTAACAAAGCCAACGCTCAGCTGTGGTTTAAACACCTCAGCGCTGCCTGCCAGAGCAacacacagcag GTCCCAGCCAATCTGATGTCCTTTGAGTGa